The DNA segment TCCTCGGGCCGTGGCCGCACCTCGTGTAGAACAGGACGCGAGTCAAACGAGACGACAGCAGCGCCTCGACGGGCCAAGGGTCTGTGTGACGATACTGTGATCATAAACATAAATTGTCCACTGGGACACAAACATTTTGCtcggttacagagagaaggtggaatAAGATAACGCGAATAAAACTCGGCAATAGACACGTGAAATACGCACAGTCACACAATGACTATAGGATGCCAGTACACACGGACTGTATTCAGCACAGGACGGTCCTGTCATGCAGAACAACCACAGCAACGCCACTGCCCCAGGGGCgatccagacaacatcccggATAAGGGATGGTGTACAGCACAGCCACGGTGGGCCGAGCGGCCGGGGACTGACTCGGGAGGTGGTTGCTCTGCGCGGTGGACCCGGGGCCTGTTGAGCAGAAGACTTGCGCTGCACTAGAAGCTGCGGCCGGCCGGCCGGCTGTGTCAGGCCCCTGCAAGAAGCCGGACGGGGCTAGTGGCTCCGGGGCAGGACACAGGTGCAGCCCACCGGCACTTCAATATACTTCAGCTCAAAGCTGTAGCGATCGTCGTGCCCCACGCACGCTTGCCTCTGCAGAACCAACATGGTCTGTTTGAGCAGCACCGAGTTCAGAGCCAGCGTTTCCTCGCCGCTCTCGGCGTCGATGCAGCCTTCACATAGACACTCGGCGAAAGCCAGCTTCGAGGGGACGCGGTTCTCGTCGTAGTTAATTCTGGAATTGAAAACGGGCGGATATCAATGAGGGGCCGAAGGAGCCCATCGGAGCTGAAACCGTCCCAGCCCGTATCCAATACGCAGCGCCAATCACAGCCGACCCACCCACCCCCCGTCTCTCACATCGTCCGATCCTCTTTCACCCCACCATTGACTCTTGCCCAGTGCCCAACCCCAACCCCAGTCCCCATGCCCACACCCACGGTGACCGTCAGGGTGCAGATCCCGTACCTGTACTCCCAGGGAGAGATGGAGCGGTGACTGATTTTGTGGTTGTGAGTTGACTGGTGCCCCATCTTGGGGCAATGTCCATGTCGCCTCCGCTGCCGCTCCAGCTGTTCCACTAGGCTGACAGAGAGCAAGTGTCCCGCGTTGGCCCTGACCAgcagtttctgcagcattttgcccGGGACATCCAACTCCTCAGCGCTGAAACACTGGTTGCGACCCTCTCGTCTCTGTCGGGCCGTCTGTCCAAGACTCACCCACATGAGTCCGATCATGAGAAGCTGGGGAAGGCGAGGGGTTGGGGGGAGAACAGGAGACATGAGGAGGCTGCAGTGATGCCCTAAACTCAAGCAATCCCCGTCCAATTGCCCCTCATCTCGCGCAATCCGCATCGTGCTGCCCCTGAACTCTGCCAATCCCCGTCCCGTTGTAGCTGAGCTCGGCCAATGCTCATCTCGTCACGTAACTAACCaatcctcatctctctcctcccTGCCTCTTCTTCTCCCCTCCATCCACTCTTTCTCTCCATCCCTGTTCTATCTCCGTCTGTTTCGTTGCATCACTCCCTTTCCTCCACCGGTCCATCCCCGCTGCctctcccatcccctctccctccatccgtCCATCCCCCACTCCGTCTCCCGTCCCTTCCCGCCCACTCTACTTCGCTCATCCACTTCTTTATCTCTTCTGCCTCTTCCGTCTGTCCCCGGCCCCCCGGGACCTCTCTCACCTGCACGGCCCACATCGCTCTCTGGAGTCCGAGCCGCTCTCCTAGCTGCATCCTCCGCTGCGCTCTCCCCAACTTCGCCGCGCATGGCGTTTTATAGCCGGAGCGCCTGGAAATCCCGTGGAGAAAAATCCTCGCTGCTTCCGCGTTGTTGGGCCGCCCGAAAAACGCAGAACTGAGGAGTGAGGGATTCCTGCCTCGTCACAGGTCCGTTCCGGGGGAGGTGAGGGCGGGGAGCGAGCAGCCGCGGGTCCGGCCCACAGACAACAACtgtaccacagtgggtggggcgGGGAAgcagacaatctgcagatgctggaatacaaagtaacacacagaagatgcaggataaattcagcaggccaggcagcatcaatggataaaaagaaaacagtcgacgtttcgggcctagacctttcatcaagactgtaaggaacgagagaagtcagaggaagggTGAGTTCCCGCTGACTTCTCCTCCAGCCCTgagaaaggtctcggccccaaacgtcgactgtacttttgtccacagatgctgcctggcctgctgagttccaacacCATCCTGCATtacttttctgtgtgttactttagATTAAAATACAACAGATGCTGGGGGGCGGGGAGCAGAAATTACACAACAGTAGGTGGGAGCAGGAGTTACACTACAGTGGGATGGGGGGCAGGAGTTATAATACAGtgggtgggaaggggacaggagtTACAATACAGTGGGTGGGGGGCAGGATTTATAATACAGTGGGTGGAGGCAATATTTATAATACAGCGGGTGGGGACAGGAGTTATAATACAGAGGGTGGGGGGACAGGGGTTTTAGTGCAGTGGGTGGGGGACAGGAGTTATAATACAGTGGATGGGGGGCTCAGGATTTATAATACAGTGGATGGGGGGACAGGATTTATAATACAGTGGATTGGGGGGTCAGGGTTATAATACAGTGGATGGGGGGTCAGGATTTATAATACAGTGGATGGGGGGTCAGGATTTATAATACAGTGGATGGGAGTCAGGATTTATAATACAGTGGATGGGGGGGTCAGGATTTATAatatagtggatgggagtcaGGATTTATAATACAGTGGATGGGGGGGTCAGAATTTATAATACAGTGGATGGGGGGTCAGGATTTATAATACAGTGGATGGGAGTCAGGATTTATAATACAGTGGATGGGGGGTCAGGATTTATAATACAGTGGATGGGGGGTCAGAATTTATAATACAGTGGATGGGGGGGTCAGGATTTATAATACAGTGGATGGGGGGATCAGGATTTATAATACAGTGGGCTGGGACAGTCTGCCTCTGAGCTCCAAggacccaagcctcaaggatcccaagccaagctccgagGACCCCAGCCTTAAGCCTCAAGATCCCCAAGCCAacaccccagcctcaagcctcaggccTCAAAATTCCcaagccaagaccccagccacgtcctgtcctgaagccatgtcatgtccatgcctcgttctggggtctgagcccaaggcaagacccaggttctgggtccttgtccagtctcgggcttggagtccaagccttgtctcctagtccatggtttctagtcctggtcccgctttccctggcccaagtctgcgttcttgtccctgctcctggtctgaatccggtcacgtccctactccagtcaagtcctgttccttgtacttcagtgtctgtgtcttgcatttgggtccgttcccagcaccccattgtgacagaacgaactagccaaccatggacccagcgacacagataCTGGAGATGAACTCTCGCCATCCAGGATTCCCTGGTGTCGAAACCTCCCACCCACCTGCCCGAGTCATCCTTAGTCCAGGAGAACCTGTTCGGTCACCCGGAGGCTCCTGTAGAATGCGGGGGtactgtcatagtccggtccgtgaagtccgcattcctgttcacggtccggtccgtgtagtcaggactccgggtcttccagctgtccctcgtttgggtgagttaatcataggcacctaattcccatcttggggcttggaatataagtagccttggggttgagtatgggctgctggtttgtcttgtcagtcccccttggagcaacctgctgatggaaggctagtgaaaccatttgtgatctctaggtcTGGTTGGAAGACCACTGCTTCATgcagccttgttgccacttgttggagtagtctttgtggtatggatttggctgtttcctgggccagctgagtggctgccagccactctgagctaggtagggatctggctgtttccatagccagctgaggttgctggccgaactgagacttggagctaccctggagcagagatggaactgcctgttgttctttggtgtttggctcttcttgtccttgcctctgtggggtaagccaggctatTTTGcccattgccctgtggggggatctgtcttgtcttgtgctcacctctgtggggtaaatcAGGCTGTTCTGAAATTGCCCTGTGGAGGGTCCTGTCTTGTATTGTCttatccttgcctctgtggggtaagtcaggctgtttttctgttgccctgtggggggatctgtcctgtcttgtccttgcctctgttgggtaagtccagctgttctgctgttacctgacaGAGGGACCTGTCTctccttggtgtggagatgaaattgagtcccagcttgtcttaggataagtcccggctctgtctatgttctgtcctgtctcgtctcatgttagtgttgtgttaaagatgagtcctggcttgttgaaggatagtcttggctctatgttgatgttcagttcccagtctgtctctgagctccgaggacccaagcctcgaggatcccgaagCCAAGCTCCGAggacccaagcctcaagcctcaggaccccagccatgtcctgtcctgaagccatgtcatgtccttgcctggttctggggtccaagcccgaggcaagacccaggttctgggtccttgtccagtctccagctCAAAGTCGAGGCCTtgcctcctagtccatggtttctagtcctggtcccactttccctggcccaagtctgcgttcttatccctgctcctggtctgaatccagtcacgtccctactccagtcaagtcctgttcagtgtacttcagtgtctgtgtcttgcgtttgggtccattcccagcatccCATTGACAGGACATGAGTTGTAACACAGTGGGTAGGGGGGGACAGGAGTTATAACACAGTGGGTAGGGGGGGACAGGAGTTATAAcacagtgggtggggggggacagGAGTTATAACACGGTGGGGGGGGACATGAGTTGTAACACAGTGGGTGGGGGGGACAGGAGTTATAACACAGTGGGTGGGGGAGACAGGAGTTATAACACAGTGGGTAGGGGGAACAGGAGTTATAACACAGTGGGTGGGGGGGACAGGAGTTCTAATACAGTGGGTGGGACAGGGTTTATAATAGAGAGGGTGGGGGAAAGGAGTTGTAATACAGTGGGTAGGGGGGGACAGGAGTTATAACACAGTGGGTGGGGGAACAGGAGTTATAATACAGTGGGTAGGGGGGGACAGGAGTTATAACACAGTGGGTGGGGGAACAGGAGTTATAATACCGTGGGGGGACAGGAGTTCTAATACAGTGGGTGGGACAGGGTTTATAATAGAGAGGGTGGGGGAAAGGAGTTGTAATACAGTGGGTGGGGGACAGGAGTTGTAATACAGTGGGTGGGGGGGACAGGAGTTATAATACAGTGGGTGtgttgtagtgataggggacttgatagttagaggtacagataggaggttctgtggtcatgacagagaatccaggatggtttgttgcctcccgggtgccagggtcaaggatgtctctgatcgattgcatgacattctgaagtgggagggtgaccagccagatgtcgtggtgcacatcggtaccaatgacatagcaaggaagagtgaagaggtcctggacagtgagtatagagagcttggtaggaagttgaaaagcggGACCttcagggtggtaatctcaggattgctacctgtgctaggtgccagtgagggtaggaataggatgctctggaggaggaacaagtggctgaggaactggtgtagggggcagggtttcagatttcaggatcattgggacatcttctggggcaggtgggacctgtacaagagagatgggttacacttgaactacagggggatcaatatcctttcagggaggtttgttagtgctattggggaggctttaaactagatttgcagggggatgggaaccagagtgccagagctgacagtgtggctggggtgaaaataaatgatgttaaaaattCAAGCAAAGCTGCAAATAGAaaagttgtgagtggtggtaaaaatcttgaggtgtatatatttcaatgctaggagtattgcggggaaggcggatgagttgagggcgtggattgacacgtggaattatgacgttgtagcaattagtgaaacttggctacaggaggggcaggactggcagcttaatattccagggttccgatgttttagatgtgatcaaggcagaggaatgaaaggtgggggagtagcattgcttgttagggaaaatattacagcagtgctcaggcgggatagattagagggcttgtctactgagtccttatgggtggagctgagaaacaggaaaggtatggccacattagtgggattgtattatagaccacccaatagtcagcgagaattggaagagcaaatctgcagagagatagcaggcaactgcaggaaacataaagttgtggtggtaggggatttttcttttccacattgatttggactcccatactgttaggggtctagatgggttagagtttgtaaaatgtgttcaggaaagttttctaaatcaatacatagaggtaccaactagaggggatgcaatattagatctcctgttaggaaacgagttaggacaagtgacggaggtgtgcgtaggggagcactttggttccagtgatcataacaccattagtttcaacttgatcatggacaaggatagatctggtcctagggctgaggttctgaactggaagaaggccaaatttgaagaaatgagaaaggatctaaaaagcgtggattgggacaggttgttctctggcaaggatgtgatcggtaggtgggaagccttcaaaggggaaattttgagagtgcagagcttgtatgttcctgtcaggattaaaggcaaagtgaataggaataaggaactttggttttcaagggatattacaactctgataaagaagagagagttgtatgacacgtATAGGAAACAGAGTAAATAAGGTgcatgaggagtataaaaagagcaagaaaatacttaagaaggaaatcaggagggctaaaagaagacatgaggtcaccttggcagtcaaggtgaaggataatccaaagagcttctacaggtatattaagaggaaaaggatagtaagggataaaattggtcctcttgaagatcagagtggtcggctatgtgcggaaccaaaagaaatgggggagatcttaaatgggttttttgcgtctgtatttactaaggaaactggcataaaGTCTATAGAATTGTAGGAAAtgagtagtgagatcatggaaactgtacagattgaagaggaggaggtgctttctATCTTGAGGCAAACTAAAGTGGATAGATcctcaggacctgacagggtgttccctcggaccttgaaggagactagtgttgaaattgcaggggccttggcagatatatttaaaatgtcagtgtctatgggtgaggtgctggaggattggagaatggctcatattgttctgcttaaaaaaaaggatcgaaaagtaatccgggaaattataggccggtaagtttggcatcggtagtgggtaagttattggagggagtactaagggacagaatctacaagcatttggatagacagggacttattagggaaagtcaacatggttttgtgcatggtaggtcatgtttgaccaatctattggagtttctcaaggaggttaccaggaaagtgggtgaagggaaggcagtggatgttgtctacatggacttcagtaaggcctttgagaaggtcccGCGTGGGAGGTTATTTAGGAAAATtcggtcgctaggtatacatggagaggtggtaaattggattagacattggctcaatggaagaagccagagagtggaggtagagaattgcttctctgagtggaggcctgtgactagtggtgtgccacagggatcagtgctgggtccattgttatttgtcatctatatcaatgatctggatgataatgtggtaaattggatcagcaaatctgctgatgatacaaagatcggaggtgtagtggacagtgaggaaggttttcaaagcttgcagagggacttggaccagctggaaaaatgggctgaaaatggcagatggagcttaatacagacgaatgtgaggtattgcactttggaaggacaaaccaaggtagaacatacagggttaatggtaaggcactgaggagtgcagtagaacttggggatctgggaatacagatacaaaattccctaagagtggcatcacaggtagatagggtcataaagagcttttagtacgttggcctttattaatcaaagtattgagtataagagctggaatgttatgatgaggttgtataaggcattggtgaggctgaatctggagtattgtgttcagttttggtcaccaaattacaggaaggatattaataaggttgaaagagtgcagagaaggtttacaaggatgttgccgggacttgagaaactcagttacagagaaaggttgaataggttaggactttattccctggagtgtagaagaatgaggggagatttgatagaggtatataaaattatgatgggtatagatagagtgaatgcaagcaggctttttccactgaggcaaggggagaaaaaaaccagaggacatgggttaagggtgaggggggaaaagtttaaagggaacattagggggggcttcttcacatagagagtggtgggagtgtggaatgagctgccagacgaggtggtaaatgtgggttcttttttaacatttaagaataaattggacagatacatggatgggaggtgtatggagggatatggtccgtgtgcaggtcagtgggactagacagaaaatgattcggcacagccaagaagggccaaaaggcctgtttctgtgctgtagtttttctatgattTCAATGGTTTCTATGGGTGGGGGGGTCAGGAGTAATAATACTGTGGGTGGGGGCAGGAGTTATAATACAGTGGGTGGGGGCAGTTGTTATAATACAGTGGGTGGGGGAACAGGAGTTATAATACAGTGGGTGGGGGACAGGAGTTATAATACTTTGGGTGGGGACAGGGGTCATAATACAGTGGATGGGGGGGACAGGAGTTACAATACAGTGGGTGGGGGCAGGAGTTATAGTGCAGTGGGTAGGGACAGGAATTGTAATACAGTGGGTGGGGGGACAGGAGTTATAATATAGTGGGAGGGGGGAAAGCAGTTATAATACCGTGGGCGGGGACAGGGGTTATAGTACAGTCGGTGGGGGAGAGGAGTAATATTACAGTGGGTTGGGGGGACAGGAATTATAATACAGTTGGGGGGGCAGGAGTTATAGTGCAGTGGGTGGGGACAGGAGTTCTAATACAGTGGGTGGGGGGACAGGAGTTGCAATGCAGTGGGTGGGGGCAGGAGTTGTAATACAGTGGGTGGGGGAATAGGAGTTGTAATACAGTGGGTGGGGGGACAGGAGTTGTAATAcagtgggaggggggaaagcAGTTATAATACCGTGGGCGGGGACAGGGGTTGTAGTACAGTCGGTGGGGGAGAGGAGTAATAATACAGTGAGTGTGGGACAGGAGTTATAATACAGTGGGTGTGGGACAGGAGTTATAATACAGTGGGTGTGGGACAGGAGTTATAATACTTTGGGGGGACAGGAGTTATAATAGAGTGGGTGGggctgttcccaatttatgcttccaagttgctGGCTGATAGCCTCTTATTTCTCCTTATTACAAATAAATGCTTTctgaacttgtctgttcctataccTTTCCAAtacatggtaaaggagatagaattgtgatcactgtctccaaactgcTCTTCCAGTGAgagacctgaccaggttcatttcccaataccagatcaagtacagcctctacatattgtgtcaagaaaccttcttgaacacacctaacaaactccaccccatctaaacccctcgctctaaggacatgccaatcgatattgggaaattaaaatctcccaccacaacagccctgttattattacacctttgcagaatctgtctccctatctgctccttaatgtccctgttactattgggtggtctataaaaacacccaattGAGTTATTGAGCCCCTCTTGTTTCTAATTTCCACTCAGAGACTCtggagacaatccctccatgtcttctacAGCCATGACACATtcactgatcaacagtgccaccccccacctcttttgcctccctccctgtcctttctgaaacatctaaagcctggcacttgaagtaaccattcctgcccctgagccatccaagtctctgtgatggccaccacatcatagctccaagtactgatccatgctctaagctcatctgctttcttcataatactccttgcattaaaatagacacatctcaaatcatcggtctgagcgcgtcctgTCTCTATCACCTGCTATTCTCTCTCTTGTACTGTCTCCAAGCATTCCCTATTTGTGAGcgaacctccctttcctccgtcacttcagtttggttcccaccccccagcaattctagtttaaactctccccagtagccttagcaaacctccccgccaggatgtCAGTCCCCCTTCGATTCAactgcaacccatcctttttgtacagcccacacctgccccaaaagaggtcccaatgattcagaaatctgaatccctgccccctgctccaatccctcagccacgcatttatcctccatctcactctattcctatactcactgtcgtgtggcacaggcagtaatcctgagattattactgtTGAGGTCCTGCtgctcaacatccttcctaactccctgtagtctgttttcaggacctcctcccttttcctacttatgtcattggtaccaatatgtaccacgacctctggctgttctccttcccacttcaagatatcgtggacgcaatcagaaacatcatggactttggcacctgggaggcaaactaccatccgtgcttctttcctgtgtccacagaatcacctgtctgaccccctgactatagagtcccctatcactactgccatcctcttcctcttcctttccctacccttctgagcctcagggccagactctgtgccagaggcgtgcccactgttgcttcccccaggtaggtcatcccaCCCCCCCAATGTAcccaagcaggagtacttatcgttaagggggacagccactggggtactctctagtttCTGACTCCTGTCCTTCCCCTCCTGACTGATATCCACTTATCTGTCTCTTGaagccctggtgtgactacctgcctatagctcctctctatcacctcctcactctccctgagcaGACGAAGGTCgccaagctgcatctccagttccctaacccagtccttaaggagctgcagctcgactcacctggtgcagatgtggctgtctgggagggtgggagtctcctggacttcccacatctgacaccgagcacagaactcCGGCCTCACACAcgtacttcctgtctgtattctacacagataacctacctcgcctcgacctgttaatgccaaagccttcctactctgtttcCCTCTACTCCaatgcccgctctataaagctgtttcCTTTTAAAGGCTTCTTGCTGTTCTCAGTGGCTGACGTCCACGcacttgcgcagtcatgccctgatcaaactgctgaagaaataacattaaacaatcttgaatgttgaaacatgcaaacatacagtgaaatttgttgtttgtttcAAATCAAGTCAATGAGGATTACActgggcagctcacaagtgtctcCATGTTTCCatcgccaacatagcgtgcccttagtttactaaccctaacccgttcatctttggaacttgggaggaaactggaacacgtggaggaaacccacgcagtcacttgGAGACAGGATTTGAATTCAGACCTGTGACTGTGACTGATGGCAGGACACAAGAGAAGgatttggagagggagcagaagaggtgtaccgggatgctgcctgaccttgcgGGCATGTACTATTATGAGAGGCTAGAtaatcttgggttgttttctctggagtgccagaagccgaggggagatctgatggaggtttataagattacgagaggcatagatagagtggacagagattaTCTGTTTT comes from the Mobula hypostoma chromosome 14, sMobHyp1.1, whole genome shotgun sequence genome and includes:
- the LOC134356563 gene encoding interleukin-17C-like, producing the protein MQLGERLGLQRAMWAVQLLMIGLMWVSLGQTARQRREGRNQCFSAEELDVPGKMLQKLLVRANAGHLLSVSLVEQLERQRRRHGHCPKMGHQSTHNHKISHRSISPWEYRINYDENRVPSKLAFAECLCEGCIDAESGEETLALNSVLLKQTMLVLQRQACVGHDDRYSFELKYIEVPVGCTCVLPRSH